Proteins found in one Drosophila busckii strain San Diego stock center, stock number 13000-0081.31 chromosome 2R, ASM1175060v1, whole genome shotgun sequence genomic segment:
- the LOC108601888 gene encoding methionine aminopeptidase 1 isoform X1, with protein sequence MDQKCETANCNKEASLQCPTCIKLGIRGSFFCSQICFKGFWKVHKAIHVLAGVEPITSGNFDVYNPWPTFRFTGKLRPFPQTPKRVVPDLIRRPDYADHPEGRSLSEESLRGTSIKVLDDDEVEAMRVAGRLGRECLDEGAKAIDVGITTDELDRLVHEAAIERDCYPSPLNYYNFPKSCCTSVNEVICHGIPDKRPLEDGDICNIDVTVYHHGFHGDLNETFFVGNVSEKHKKLVRITYESLNKAIELVRPGVKYREIGNVIQKYVAPHGFSVVRSYCGHGIHRVFHTAPNVPHYAKNSAVGVMAAGHCFTIEPMISEGLQKAESWPDDWTAVTTDGRYSAQFEQTLLVTNNGCEILTKRQENNGQPWFMDNL encoded by the exons ATGGACCAAAAGTGCGAAACGGCAAACTGTAATAAGGAGGCATCACTACAATGTCCAACTTGCATAAAATTAGGCATTAGAGGCTCATTCTTTTGTTCGCAAATCTGTTTCAAGGGATTTTGGAAGGTACATAAGGCCATTCACGTATTAGCCG GAGTTGAGCCTATAACTTCCGGCAATTTTGATGTGTATAATCCGTGGCCAACATTTCGCTTTACCGGAAAGCTGCGTCCGTTTCCACAAACTCCAAAACGTGTGGTTCCCGATTTAATTAGGCGCCCCGATTACGCTGACCATCCAGAAGGGAGGTCACTGTCTGAGGAATCCTTGCGTGGAACTTCCATTAAAGTTCTCGATGATGACGAAGTCGAGGCCATGCGTGTTGCAGGACGCCTTGGTCGTGAGTGCTTGGACGAAGGTGCTAAGGCCATTGACGTTGGCATTACAACGGATGAGCTTGACCGATTGGTACATGAGGCAGCCATTGAACGGGATTGTTATCCATCACctcttaattattataacttCCCAAAGTCCTGTTGTACCAGTGTTAATGAAGTTATTTGCCACGGCATACCGGACAAACGCCCGTTAGAAGATGGTGACATATGTAACATCGATGTAACCGTATATCACCACGGGTTTCATGGAGATTTAAATGAAACCTTTTTTGTTGGAAACGTCTCGGAGAAACACAAGAAGTTGGTTCGTATCACATATGAATcgttaaataaagcaattgaaCTAGTACGCCCTGGTGTTAAATACCGCGAAATTGGTAATGTCATTCAAAAGTATGTCGCCCCACACGGTTTCAGCGTGGTTCGCAGCTATTGCGGCCATGGAATTCATCGCGTCTTCCATACTGCCCCGAATGTGCCACACTATGCTA AAAATTCTGCGGTCGGTGTTATGGCAGCCGGCCATTGCTTTACAATAGAGCCAATGATATCAGAAGGTCTGCAAAAAGCAGAGTCCTGGCCTGATGATTGGACTGCTGTTACTACAGATGGTCGGTACTCCGCTCAGTTTGAGCAAACGTTGCTCGTCACAAACAATGGCTGCGAGATTCTAACCAAGCGTCAAGAGAACAATGGACAGCCCTGGTTTATGGATAACTTGTAG
- the LOC108601888 gene encoding methionine aminopeptidase 1 isoform X2, with protein sequence MRVEPITSGNFDVYNPWPTFRFTGKLRPFPQTPKRVVPDLIRRPDYADHPEGRSLSEESLRGTSIKVLDDDEVEAMRVAGRLGRECLDEGAKAIDVGITTDELDRLVHEAAIERDCYPSPLNYYNFPKSCCTSVNEVICHGIPDKRPLEDGDICNIDVTVYHHGFHGDLNETFFVGNVSEKHKKLVRITYESLNKAIELVRPGVKYREIGNVIQKYVAPHGFSVVRSYCGHGIHRVFHTAPNVPHYAKNSAVGVMAAGHCFTIEPMISEGLQKAESWPDDWTAVTTDGRYSAQFEQTLLVTNNGCEILTKRQENNGQPWFMDNL encoded by the exons GAGTTGAGCCTATAACTTCCGGCAATTTTGATGTGTATAATCCGTGGCCAACATTTCGCTTTACCGGAAAGCTGCGTCCGTTTCCACAAACTCCAAAACGTGTGGTTCCCGATTTAATTAGGCGCCCCGATTACGCTGACCATCCAGAAGGGAGGTCACTGTCTGAGGAATCCTTGCGTGGAACTTCCATTAAAGTTCTCGATGATGACGAAGTCGAGGCCATGCGTGTTGCAGGACGCCTTGGTCGTGAGTGCTTGGACGAAGGTGCTAAGGCCATTGACGTTGGCATTACAACGGATGAGCTTGACCGATTGGTACATGAGGCAGCCATTGAACGGGATTGTTATCCATCACctcttaattattataacttCCCAAAGTCCTGTTGTACCAGTGTTAATGAAGTTATTTGCCACGGCATACCGGACAAACGCCCGTTAGAAGATGGTGACATATGTAACATCGATGTAACCGTATATCACCACGGGTTTCATGGAGATTTAAATGAAACCTTTTTTGTTGGAAACGTCTCGGAGAAACACAAGAAGTTGGTTCGTATCACATATGAATcgttaaataaagcaattgaaCTAGTACGCCCTGGTGTTAAATACCGCGAAATTGGTAATGTCATTCAAAAGTATGTCGCCCCACACGGTTTCAGCGTGGTTCGCAGCTATTGCGGCCATGGAATTCATCGCGTCTTCCATACTGCCCCGAATGTGCCACACTATGCTA AAAATTCTGCGGTCGGTGTTATGGCAGCCGGCCATTGCTTTACAATAGAGCCAATGATATCAGAAGGTCTGCAAAAAGCAGAGTCCTGGCCTGATGATTGGACTGCTGTTACTACAGATGGTCGGTACTCCGCTCAGTTTGAGCAAACGTTGCTCGTCACAAACAATGGCTGCGAGATTCTAACCAAGCGTCAAGAGAACAATGGACAGCCCTGGTTTATGGATAACTTGTAG